A stretch of Ectothiorhodospiraceae bacterium BW-2 DNA encodes these proteins:
- a CDS encoding DUF4277 domain-containing protein has protein sequence MSVHVETGTPLHPNHYETKTLDHLGLVSAMIDELGLVEQIDALLPKDEEKQTISHGQAVKAMILNGLGFAHRALYLTPLFFRDKPVDRLIGEGVTADQINDDALGRALDAVYNYGIDSLYGQLAVKSVHTLGLTGGPECQDTLRPPLMRNECRIRGATEEIHDAQRYYRFTLQRGYRPR, from the coding sequence ATGTCAGTCCATGTAGAAACAGGTACCCCATTACATCCCAACCATTACGAAACCAAAACCCTAGACCATTTGGGTCTAGTATCCGCCATGATTGATGAATTAGGGTTGGTTGAGCAAATAGATGCCCTACTACCTAAAGATGAAGAGAAACAAACTATTTCCCACGGACAGGCTGTTAAAGCAATGATTTTGAACGGATTAGGGTTTGCTCATCGCGCACTCTATCTCACGCCTCTTTTTTTTCGGGATAAACCTGTCGATAGATTAATCGGAGAAGGAGTTACTGCTGATCAAATTAATGACGATGCTCTGGGGCGAGCCTTAGACGCTGTATATAACTATGGCATTGACTCACTCTATGGACAATTAGCTGTTAAAAGCGTTCATACACTCGGCTTAACGGGAGGCCCTGAGTGTCAAGATACCCTGAGACCACCCCTGATGAGAAATGAATGTAGAATCAGGGGGGCAACAGAGGAGATACACGATGCCCAAAGATACTACCGTTTTACCCTCCAACGAGGTTACCGACCCCGATGA
- a CDS encoding IS3 family transposase yields MRLVEKECPSSVSIRAACDSLALSRAGYYRRQAPVVSPRASLPRPVAANALSEAERQAVLGLLNSERFYDQPPAEIYASLLDEGKYYCSISTMYRILRANQQTGERRAQKPAKSHAIPRLRATRPNEVWTWDITKLPTTEQGNFLNLYVVMDLYSRFIVAWMVSRKENSELSKLLISDAAARYRVALSGLTLHQDRGVPMTARGYLDLMAELGITCSHSRPRVSNDNPFSESQFKTLKQQPDYPQRLTGVDHARIWFSDYVDWYCFHHHHRGIAWFTPEQVFTGRYKEVSEQREQALKQAYQQHPKRFIHGEPKVKQPPTEVWINPALPEEGVGSLEVNYPTLNRAKER; encoded by the coding sequence ATGAGATTAGTTGAAAAAGAGTGCCCCAGTTCGGTGAGCATAAGAGCCGCTTGCGATAGCCTAGCGCTCTCGCGTGCAGGCTACTACCGCCGACAGGCTCCGGTTGTCTCCCCCCGAGCGAGCCTTCCAAGACCCGTCGCAGCCAATGCGCTGAGTGAGGCAGAGAGGCAAGCCGTTCTGGGGCTTTTGAACAGCGAACGATTCTATGACCAACCTCCGGCAGAGATCTATGCTAGCCTGCTGGATGAAGGGAAATATTACTGTTCAATCAGTACGATGTATCGGATCCTTCGTGCTAATCAACAGACGGGAGAGCGGCGAGCTCAAAAACCGGCCAAATCACACGCTATCCCCCGATTACGGGCGACCCGCCCGAATGAGGTTTGGACATGGGATATCACTAAGCTTCCCACCACAGAGCAGGGTAACTTCTTGAATCTCTATGTGGTGATGGATCTCTACAGCCGTTTTATTGTGGCTTGGATGGTCTCAAGGAAGGAGAATAGTGAGCTCTCCAAGCTGTTAATCAGTGACGCAGCGGCTCGCTATCGGGTCGCGCTCAGTGGCTTAACACTGCATCAGGATAGAGGTGTGCCGATGACCGCCAGAGGCTATCTCGACTTGATGGCCGAACTGGGGATCACCTGCTCCCACAGCCGTCCACGAGTCAGTAACGACAATCCGTTTAGCGAGAGTCAATTTAAAACACTCAAGCAACAACCCGATTATCCTCAACGATTGACAGGAGTTGACCATGCCAGAATATGGTTTAGTGACTATGTTGACTGGTACTGTTTCCACCACCACCATCGAGGGATTGCGTGGTTCACTCCAGAGCAGGTATTTACCGGTCGTTACAAGGAGGTTAGCGAGCAGCGTGAACAGGCGCTGAAGCAGGCCTATCAGCAGCATCCGAAACGCTTTATTCATGGTGAGCCCAAGGTTAAGCAACCCCCTACTGAGGTATGGATTAACCCCGCTCTACCGGAGGAGGGGGTGGGGTCGCTGGAGGTCAACTATCCAACCCTGAATAGAGCGAAGGAGAGATGA